In Rhodoligotrophos defluvii, a genomic segment contains:
- a CDS encoding 5-guanidino-2-oxopentanoate decarboxylase → MAQSTGEALVGLLEGYGIEQAFGIPGVHNVEFYRALPRSSIRHVLPRHEQGAGFMADGYGRVTGKPAVCFTITGPGLTNILTAVGEAYADSAPMLVISSTLDLPDLGQARGRLHEMIDQLGAAASVSGFAALATSSADVPDVIARALTTIRSGRPQPAYVEIPIDVLKSPVEGDWEPRALAGLPQPDQALIDRAAEILLKAERPIMVLGGGSVRAAEEARRIAEMVGAAVLTTIAGKGVVATDHPLCLGANMVDGKTQKLLTEADVVLAVGTELAETDFWLDGENIQFRGALIRIDVDAQKIAFPHSAALAILSDAKAALEALVAAIGRHGEAPKSRITPSWVSGFLSEVQANEPDSRKMHRKVLEVIRRALPEDTIVVSDETQLAYSANQVFPISRPASWCHPIGFGTLGYGLPAAIGAKLGAPDRPVALITGDYSFQYSCPELGTAAEAGLCLPIILWNSDSLAEIYDDMVKKGIKPNAVTLKNPDFPALAKAFNCRGLRAKSLTELESAIREALTVSVPTVIEFRRDTAI, encoded by the coding sequence ATGGCGCAGTCGACAGGCGAGGCTTTGGTCGGCCTGCTGGAGGGATACGGGATTGAGCAGGCATTTGGGATTCCCGGCGTTCACAATGTCGAGTTCTATCGAGCGCTGCCCCGGTCCTCGATCCGCCACGTGCTCCCCCGGCACGAGCAGGGGGCTGGGTTCATGGCCGACGGCTACGGGCGGGTAACCGGCAAGCCGGCCGTGTGCTTCACCATTACCGGTCCGGGGCTCACGAACATACTCACCGCAGTGGGCGAGGCCTATGCGGATTCAGCGCCCATGCTGGTGATCTCCAGCACGCTCGACCTGCCCGACCTGGGCCAGGCGCGCGGCCGTCTGCACGAGATGATCGACCAGCTCGGGGCAGCCGCCAGCGTCTCGGGCTTTGCCGCCTTGGCGACCTCGTCGGCCGATGTGCCTGACGTGATCGCACGGGCGCTCACAACCATCCGCTCCGGACGGCCGCAGCCGGCCTATGTGGAGATCCCCATCGATGTGCTGAAAAGCCCGGTCGAGGGCGATTGGGAGCCGCGCGCGCTCGCGGGCCTGCCGCAGCCGGATCAGGCGCTGATCGACCGCGCGGCCGAGATCCTGCTGAAGGCGGAGCGGCCGATCATGGTGCTGGGCGGCGGTTCGGTGCGGGCCGCCGAGGAAGCCCGGCGGATCGCGGAGATGGTCGGTGCCGCCGTGCTCACCACCATCGCGGGAAAAGGCGTGGTTGCCACCGACCATCCCCTGTGCCTCGGCGCGAACATGGTGGACGGCAAGACGCAGAAGCTGCTCACGGAAGCGGACGTGGTGCTGGCGGTGGGTACGGAGCTTGCCGAGACCGACTTCTGGCTGGATGGCGAGAACATCCAGTTCCGCGGCGCCCTCATTCGCATCGACGTGGACGCCCAGAAGATCGCGTTCCCGCACTCGGCGGCGCTTGCCATCCTGTCGGACGCCAAGGCGGCCCTGGAGGCGCTGGTGGCCGCGATCGGCCGTCATGGCGAGGCACCGAAGTCGCGGATCACGCCGTCATGGGTGTCCGGCTTCCTCTCGGAGGTCCAGGCGAACGAGCCGGACTCGCGCAAGATGCACCGCAAGGTGCTGGAGGTGATCCGCCGGGCGCTGCCGGAGGACACGATCGTGGTCAGCGACGAGACGCAGCTGGCCTATTCCGCCAACCAGGTGTTTCCGATCAGCCGGCCGGCCAGCTGGTGCCATCCGATCGGCTTCGGCACCCTCGGCTATGGACTGCCGGCTGCGATCGGCGCGAAGCTCGGCGCCCCCGACCGGCCGGTGGCCCTGATCACAGGCGATTACAGCTTCCAGTACAGCTGCCCCGAGCTCGGCACCGCGGCGGAAGCGGGCCTGTGCCTGCCCATCATCCTGTGGAACTCGGACTCGCTGGCCGAGATCTATGACGACATGGTCAAGAAGGGCATCAAGCCCAACGCCGTGACCCTCAAGAACCCGGACTTCCCGGCCCTGGCCAAGGCCTTCAACTGCCGTGGCCTCAGGGCCAAATCGCTCACGGAGCTCGAAAGCGCGATCCGCGAGGCGCTCACCGTCTCGGTACCCACGGTGATCGAGTTCCGGCGCGACACCGCGATCTGA
- a CDS encoding alpha/beta hydrolase, with product MQGSRLVELMQGPLGKAIARPWFDRLAAAGLKRSFLPRLRQWAAANAAGEDVAAFIEQVGAGPLVFGKSEVHRILADVASARRRRSVAEARWEDCFFGRGAAAPGLMATIETERLDAAHEHNLLFRRFGRLRYRNRVPAAVRAIPAPAEADAVLESLGGLDEQRLYGLPGETPILASPPLEDASGTQFWISFRSPSRELGDYVTAWVYEPRGIVNPPTLIFGHGLGMDFDHWKGLKAGALPYVRAGIRIIWPEAPWHGRRTPLGRYPGEEFAARLPLSAFLGLIAATREWAVLLRWAKATSTGPVAVGGISLGALTAQMVATKARYWPQPLWPDAMLLITHCGSLWHVYEGAMVDIWGARELAAEAGWDFEAMAPFLSVTDPWERPAVPPEAIVALNGYDDQIAPYASAAYLLDRWQVPDANRFLWRRGHFSVPLGMLREPEPVDYFIRLLNGIAAQRRPPH from the coding sequence ATGCAGGGGAGCAGGCTGGTCGAACTGATGCAGGGGCCGCTGGGCAAGGCGATTGCCCGGCCCTGGTTTGACAGGCTGGCCGCGGCGGGCCTCAAGCGCAGCTTTCTCCCTCGGCTTCGGCAATGGGCGGCGGCCAATGCAGCCGGCGAAGATGTGGCAGCCTTCATCGAGCAGGTGGGTGCCGGGCCGTTGGTGTTCGGCAAATCGGAGGTCCACCGCATCCTCGCTGACGTCGCATCGGCACGCCGCCGCCGCTCTGTGGCGGAAGCGCGCTGGGAAGACTGCTTCTTCGGCCGCGGTGCCGCTGCCCCCGGCCTGATGGCCACCATCGAAACCGAGCGGCTCGACGCAGCCCACGAACACAATCTGCTGTTTCGCCGCTTTGGCCGCCTGCGCTACCGCAACCGGGTGCCGGCGGCCGTGCGCGCCATTCCGGCGCCGGCCGAGGCCGATGCCGTGCTCGAAAGCCTGGGCGGACTGGACGAGCAACGCCTCTACGGCCTGCCCGGGGAAACGCCCATCCTCGCCTCGCCACCGCTCGAGGATGCGAGCGGCACCCAATTCTGGATCAGCTTTCGCTCACCCAGCCGGGAGCTCGGGGATTATGTGACCGCCTGGGTCTATGAACCGCGTGGCATCGTCAATCCGCCGACCCTGATCTTCGGCCACGGGCTCGGCATGGATTTCGATCATTGGAAAGGGCTCAAGGCCGGCGCGTTGCCTTATGTGCGCGCCGGCATCCGCATCATTTGGCCGGAGGCGCCGTGGCATGGCCGGCGCACGCCGCTCGGCCGCTACCCTGGCGAGGAATTCGCGGCCCGATTGCCGTTGAGCGCTTTCCTCGGCCTGATTGCCGCAACCCGGGAATGGGCGGTGCTCTTGCGCTGGGCCAAGGCAACCTCCACCGGCCCGGTTGCGGTCGGCGGCATCAGCCTCGGTGCCCTGACGGCGCAGATGGTGGCGACCAAGGCTCGTTACTGGCCGCAGCCGCTCTGGCCCGATGCCATGCTGCTGATCACCCATTGCGGCAGCCTGTGGCATGTCTATGAGGGTGCGATGGTCGACATCTGGGGCGCGCGCGAGCTTGCTGCCGAGGCCGGATGGGATTTCGAGGCCATGGCCCCCTTCCTGTCGGTGACCGACCCTTGGGAGCGGCCAGCCGTGCCGCCTGAAGCGATCGTCGCGCTCAACGGCTATGATGACCAGATCGCCCCCTATGCCAGCGCCGCCTACCTGCTCGACCGCTGGCAGGTGCCGGACGCGAATCGTTTTCTGTGGCGCCGCGGGCACTTCTCGGTGCCCTTGGGGATGCTGCGCGAGCCGGAGCCCGTGGACTATTTCATTCGTCTGCTGAACGGAATCGCCGCCCAGCGGCGGCCGCCACATTGA
- the rpmF gene encoding 50S ribosomal protein L32 → MAVPKKKSSPMRRGNRRSGHAKENPTYVENKQSGELHRPHHIDLKTGMYRGRQILEPREEF, encoded by the coding sequence ATGGCTGTTCCGAAGAAAAAGAGCTCGCCGATGCGTCGGGGCAACCGCCGCTCAGGCCATGCGAAGGAAAACCCGACCTATGTGGAGAACAAGCAGTCGGGCGAGTTGCACCGGCCGCACCACATCGATCTGAAGACCGGCATGTATCGCGGTCGCCAGATCCTGGAGCCGCGTGAGGAGTTCTAG
- the ispG gene encoding flavodoxin-dependent (E)-4-hydroxy-3-methylbut-2-enyl-diphosphate synthase, which yields MADFPDLPRHKTVGVMVGDVMVGGGAPIVVQSMTNTDTADAEATARQVAALWRAGSELVRITVDRPEAAAAVPHIREKLDKRGLNVPLIGDFHYIGHKLLTDYPACAEALAKYRINPGNVGFRDKRDKQFAMMIETALRYDKPVRIGVNMGSLDQELLTRLMDENARSPKPLTARAVMHETMVQSALLSAARAEELGLPRSKIVLSNKVSTVQDLIRCYQMLAERCDYALHLGLTEAGMGSKGIVSSTAGLAVLLQQGIGDTIRISLTPEPGADRSLEVRVGQEILQSMGLRAFAPQVIACPGCGRTTSTVFQELAKEVQDYIQERVPVWRETYRGFEDLQLAVMGCIVNGPGESKYADIGISLPGTGELPAAPVFVDGKKVMTLRGDNLGEQFKQLVETYVERRYGLGAPAGERVVLAGAAE from the coding sequence ATGGCTGATTTCCCGGATCTTCCCCGTCACAAGACGGTCGGTGTCATGGTCGGCGACGTCATGGTGGGCGGCGGCGCCCCGATCGTCGTGCAATCCATGACCAACACGGACACCGCCGACGCGGAGGCGACCGCCCGGCAGGTGGCAGCCCTGTGGCGCGCAGGCTCCGAGCTCGTGCGTATCACCGTCGACCGGCCGGAGGCGGCCGCCGCGGTTCCCCACATCCGGGAAAAGCTCGACAAACGCGGCCTCAACGTGCCGCTGATCGGCGATTTCCACTATATTGGCCACAAGCTCCTGACGGACTATCCGGCCTGTGCCGAGGCCTTGGCCAAATACCGCATCAACCCCGGCAATGTCGGCTTCCGCGACAAGCGTGACAAGCAGTTCGCCATGATGATCGAGACGGCGCTGCGCTACGACAAGCCCGTGCGTATCGGCGTCAATATGGGCTCGCTCGACCAGGAGCTGCTGACCAGACTCATGGACGAGAACGCGCGGTCGCCCAAGCCGCTCACCGCTCGGGCGGTCATGCACGAGACCATGGTGCAGTCGGCGCTGCTCTCGGCCGCCCGCGCCGAGGAGCTTGGGCTTCCGCGCAGTAAGATCGTGCTGTCGAACAAGGTATCGACGGTACAGGATCTCATCCGCTGCTATCAGATGCTGGCCGAGCGCTGCGACTATGCCCTCCATCTCGGCCTCACCGAGGCGGGCATGGGCTCCAAGGGCATTGTTTCCTCGACCGCCGGGCTGGCGGTTCTGCTGCAGCAGGGCATTGGCGACACCATCCGCATCTCGCTCACCCCGGAGCCTGGGGCCGACCGCTCGCTGGAAGTGCGGGTGGGACAGGAAATCCTGCAGTCCATGGGCCTGCGCGCCTTCGCGCCGCAGGTGATCGCCTGTCCCGGCTGCGGCCGCACCACCTCCACCGTCTTCCAGGAGCTGGCGAAGGAGGTTCAGGATTACATCCAGGAGCGGGTGCCGGTCTGGCGGGAGACCTATCGCGGCTTCGAGGACCTGCAGCTCGCGGTCATGGGCTGCATCGTCAACGGGCCGGGCGAGTCGAAATATGCCGACATCGGCATTTCGCTGCCGGGCACCGGCGAACTGCCGGCAGCCCCCGTCTTCGTCGATGGCAAGAAGGTGATGACCTTGCGCGGCGACAACCTTGGCGAGCAGTTCAAGCAGCTGGTCGAGACCTATGTCGAGCGCCGCTACGGCCTTGGCGCGCCCGCCGGCGAGCGGGTGGTGCTGGCCGGCGCCGCCGAATAA
- a CDS encoding transcriptional repressor, translated as MTETAFPSPDHDHAACVGETIARAERSCARAGARLTPLRREVLEIIASGHEAVGAYDIIDRMGAAGDRPAPITVYRALDFLRSQGLVHKVESRNAYIVCTQDHAHAERSVLLICDRCGVVMEVEGAAVFEAVEARARALGFAIDRPVVEVNGTCAPCSAKSG; from the coding sequence ATGACCGAAACCGCCTTTCCCTCTCCTGATCATGACCATGCGGCTTGCGTCGGCGAGACCATCGCGCGGGCCGAACGGTCCTGCGCCCGCGCCGGCGCGCGGCTCACGCCGCTGCGGCGCGAGGTGCTCGAGATCATCGCGTCCGGCCACGAGGCGGTCGGCGCCTACGACATCATCGACCGCATGGGCGCTGCGGGCGACCGTCCGGCGCCGATCACGGTCTATCGGGCGTTGGACTTCCTGCGCAGCCAGGGGCTGGTCCACAAGGTCGAGAGCCGCAACGCCTATATCGTCTGCACCCAGGATCACGCCCACGCCGAGCGCTCGGTCCTCCTGATCTGCGATCGCTGCGGCGTGGTCATGGAGGTGGAAGGCGCCGCCGTGTTCGAAGCGGTCGAAGCGCGGGCCCGCGCCCTCGGTTTTGCCATCGACCGGCCGGTGGTCGAGGTCAACGGCACCTGCGCCCCGTGCTCGGCCAAGAGCGGCTAG
- a CDS encoding polyprenyl synthetase family protein encodes MSFDTRLKETARRVDQLLERLLPVEGSAAPRVIEAMRYSSLGQGKRLRPFFVVESSALFDVDPLQALRAGTALECVHCYSLVHDDLPAMDDDDLRRGKPTAHIAFDEATAILAGDGLLTFAFEILASPETHPDAGIRAELVLQLARAAGAEGMVGGQMLDLQAETSRTPLELDEIITLQAMKTGALFRYSMEAGAILGRASPQHRQALIGYAEKVGLAFQIADDLLDAEGDEQVTGKRTGKDDAAGKATFVQLMGLDGARSKARSLVAEACALLDRFGERGETLRQAATFIVERKN; translated from the coding sequence ATGTCATTCGATACGCGTTTGAAGGAAACCGCCCGCCGCGTCGATCAACTCCTGGAACGCCTGTTGCCCGTTGAAGGTTCAGCGGCGCCGAGGGTCATCGAGGCCATGCGCTATTCGAGCCTGGGCCAGGGCAAGCGGCTGCGGCCCTTCTTCGTTGTGGAAAGCAGCGCCTTGTTCGACGTGGATCCCCTGCAGGCGCTTCGGGCGGGCACGGCGCTCGAATGCGTGCACTGCTATTCGCTGGTGCATGACGATCTGCCGGCCATGGACGACGACGACCTGCGCCGCGGCAAGCCGACCGCCCATATCGCCTTCGACGAGGCCACCGCCATTCTGGCCGGCGATGGCCTCCTGACCTTCGCCTTCGAGATCCTGGCTTCTCCGGAAACCCATCCGGATGCAGGCATCCGCGCCGAGCTGGTGCTGCAGCTGGCCCGCGCGGCCGGCGCCGAAGGCATGGTGGGCGGCCAGATGCTGGATCTGCAGGCGGAAACCAGCCGGACGCCTCTCGAGCTCGACGAGATCATCACGCTGCAGGCGATGAAAACCGGCGCATTGTTCCGCTATTCCATGGAGGCGGGTGCGATTCTCGGCCGCGCCAGCCCGCAGCACCGGCAGGCGCTGATCGGCTATGCAGAGAAGGTGGGACTTGCCTTCCAGATCGCGGACGACCTCTTGGATGCGGAAGGCGACGAGCAGGTGACGGGCAAGCGCACCGGCAAGGACGATGCCGCGGGCAAGGCCACCTTCGTGCAGCTCATGGGCCTTGACGGCGCGCGCAGCAAGGCGCGCTCCTTGGTTGCGGAGGCGTGCGCGCTGCTCGACCGGTTCGGCGAGCGGGGCGAGACCTTGCGTCAGGCCGCCACGTTCATCGTCGAGCGGAAGAACTGA
- the mtgA gene encoding monofunctional biosynthetic peptidoglycan transglycosylase — translation MRRVAIICGGLILLPYLLTLAYAIVPPPASALMVLRLFQGTAPQYDWVPMAEISPNLARAVIASEDQRFCMHSGIDWVAVGKVIEADESRGASTITMQTAKNLFLWPGRSYLRKALEVPLAVWIDLIWSKRRLLEVYLNIAEFGEGIYGAQAAARHHFGKDAKNLTRREAALLAAVLPSPLVRDAGKPGRLTNRIASLIQRRMAGIGPYAACVTAG, via the coding sequence GTGAGGCGGGTGGCGATCATCTGCGGCGGCCTCATTCTGCTGCCCTATCTCTTGACCCTCGCCTATGCGATCGTGCCGCCGCCGGCCTCCGCGCTCATGGTCCTGCGGCTGTTCCAGGGCACGGCACCCCAGTATGACTGGGTGCCCATGGCGGAAATATCGCCTAATCTGGCGCGCGCCGTGATCGCGTCGGAGGATCAGCGCTTCTGCATGCATTCGGGCATAGACTGGGTCGCGGTCGGCAAGGTGATCGAGGCCGACGAATCGCGCGGCGCCAGCACCATCACCATGCAGACCGCCAAGAACCTGTTCCTGTGGCCGGGGCGCTCATATCTCCGCAAGGCGCTTGAGGTGCCCCTCGCCGTGTGGATCGACCTCATCTGGTCGAAACGGCGCCTGTTGGAGGTCTATCTCAACATTGCGGAGTTCGGCGAGGGCATCTACGGCGCCCAGGCCGCCGCCCGGCACCATTTCGGCAAGGATGCGAAGAACTTGACCCGGCGGGAGGCGGCGCTGCTGGCTGCCGTGCTGCCGAGTCCGCTGGTGCGCGATGCCGGCAAGCCCGGTCGCCTCACCAACCGCATTGCCAGCCTGATCCAGCGCCGCATGGCAGGCATAGGCCCATATGCGGCCTGCGTGACGGCCGGTTGA
- a CDS encoding DUF924 family protein: protein MTEPAGSDQTDTLQPEAILDFWLNQPPERWFAPNAAFDREIAGRFGHALEQAKRGRYDGWAETPRGVLALIILLDQFSRNIHRGTAEMYEADEKALALAKRAVAEGKDMALPAEQRSWIYLPFMHSENLDDQEACIRLSEQSNLDDSRYWAEIHADIIRRFGRFPHRNPILGRPMTEEEQRFLDEGGFAG, encoded by the coding sequence ATGACTGAGCCGGCCGGTTCCGACCAGACTGACACGCTTCAACCGGAAGCCATCCTCGATTTCTGGCTCAATCAGCCGCCGGAGCGCTGGTTCGCGCCGAACGCGGCCTTCGACCGCGAGATTGCCGGCCGGTTCGGCCATGCGCTGGAACAGGCCAAGCGCGGCCGGTACGACGGCTGGGCCGAAACGCCCAGGGGCGTTCTTGCCCTCATCATCCTGCTCGACCAGTTCTCGCGCAATATCCATCGCGGCACGGCGGAAATGTACGAGGCGGACGAGAAGGCCCTGGCGCTGGCCAAGCGTGCGGTCGCCGAGGGCAAGGACATGGCCCTGCCCGCCGAGCAGCGGTCCTGGATCTATCTGCCGTTCATGCATTCGGAAAACCTGGACGACCAGGAGGCGTGCATCCGCCTTTCCGAGCAATCGAACCTCGACGACAGCCGCTACTGGGCCGAGATCCATGCCGACATCATCCGCCGCTTCGGCCGGTTTCCCCATCGGAACCCGATCCTTGGTCGCCCGATGACCGAGGAGGAACAGCGCTTCCTCGACGAGGGCGGCTTCGCAGGCTGA